The following proteins are co-located in the Sphingorhabdus lutea genome:
- a CDS encoding crotonase/enoyl-CoA hydratase family protein has product MQNFSQIIVHHEGPIAFITLNRPEKMNAFTVIMMHEICDAMDILDHDDNVRAIIFTGNGRAFCAGADLTPQDDGQIFASGSEVASLSDERVRDSGGKLTLRLFQSKKPLIAAINGAAVGIGATMTLAMDIRLASDNAKFGFVFARRGIVPEAASSWFLPRLVGMQQALTWCMTGRVFNADEAYKGRLVQDIYPADNLLDEAREIALEIADNCAPVSVAMTRAMLWRLSSQEHPMEAHKMDSRAIYRRSRSNDAKEGIASFLEKREANYPDKVSEDLPDFFPWWKEPNYE; this is encoded by the coding sequence ATGCAAAATTTTTCACAAATTATTGTCCATCATGAAGGACCAATTGCGTTTATCACGTTGAACCGTCCTGAAAAAATGAACGCATTTACCGTCATCATGATGCACGAAATTTGTGATGCAATGGACATATTGGACCATGATGACAATGTGCGCGCCATTATCTTTACCGGTAATGGCCGCGCATTTTGCGCAGGCGCGGATTTAACCCCGCAGGATGATGGGCAAATATTCGCCAGCGGTAGTGAGGTCGCCAGCCTGTCCGATGAGCGCGTGCGCGATAGCGGCGGCAAATTGACTCTGCGATTATTTCAAAGCAAAAAGCCGTTAATCGCCGCAATAAACGGCGCGGCGGTGGGCATTGGCGCGACAATGACTTTGGCAATGGATATTCGATTGGCCAGCGATAATGCCAAATTTGGATTTGTCTTTGCACGGCGCGGTATTGTGCCTGAGGCGGCATCCTCTTGGTTCTTGCCCCGTCTGGTCGGCATGCAGCAGGCATTAACTTGGTGCATGACAGGGCGCGTGTTTAATGCGGATGAGGCATATAAAGGCAGGTTGGTTCAAGATATATATCCCGCCGATAATTTATTGGACGAGGCGCGAGAAATTGCATTGGAGATTGCGGATAATTGCGCGCCCGTTTCTGTGGCGATGACACGGGCCATGCTATGGCGGCTTTCATCACAGGAACACCCAATGGAGGCGCATAAAATGGACAGCCGCGCCATTTACCGCCGTTCACGCAGCAATGATGCCAAAGAAGGCATAGCCAGTTTTCTGGAAAAACGCGAGGCCAATTATCCAGATAAGGTAAGCGAAGATTTACCCGATTTCTTCCCATGGTGGAAAGAACCAAATTATGAATAA
- a CDS encoding acetyl-CoA C-acetyltransferase: protein MAEAFIVDAVRTAGGRRGGKLAGVHPVDLGAAVFDAIANRNDFDPAQIEDVITGCVMQGGEQTMDVGRNAVLASNLPNSIPAVSIDRQCGSSQQAIQFAAQGVMSGTQDIVLASGIESMTRVPMGSTAQLYMKEGLGNYKSPRLEEAYPGIMFSQFMGAEMLVKKYGFTRDDLDLLALESHQKAIAATQNGAFKNEIVPINVDSPEGIISHEIDEGIRFDATMQTIQAVKLLSEGGTITAANSSQICDGASAVLIMSERALKDHGLTPRARIHNLTVTAGDPVIMLEEPLFATERALKRAGLSINDIDLYEVNEAFAPVPLAWLKHIGGDRAKLNVHGGAMSLGHPLGASGTKLMATMLNALEQRGGRYALQTMCEGGGQANVTIIEKL from the coding sequence ATGGCCGAGGCATTTATTGTTGATGCGGTTCGCACAGCGGGCGGGCGCAGGGGTGGTAAATTGGCAGGGGTGCACCCCGTTGATTTGGGCGCGGCAGTGTTTGATGCGATTGCCAATCGTAATGATTTTGACCCCGCCCAAATTGAGGATGTTATCACCGGATGTGTGATGCAGGGCGGCGAGCAAACAATGGATGTGGGCCGTAATGCGGTATTGGCTTCCAATTTGCCCAATTCAATTCCCGCCGTGTCGATTGACCGGCAATGTGGTTCATCGCAGCAGGCAATCCAATTTGCGGCGCAGGGTGTAATGTCTGGCACACAGGATATTGTGTTGGCCAGCGGTATTGAAAGCATGACCCGTGTGCCCATGGGGTCAACCGCGCAGCTATATATGAAAGAAGGATTGGGTAATTATAAAAGCCCGCGTTTGGAAGAGGCATATCCGGGCATTATGTTCAGCCAATTTATGGGCGCAGAAATGCTGGTCAAAAAATATGGCTTTACCCGCGATGATTTGGATTTGCTAGCTTTGGAATCACATCAAAAGGCGATTGCCGCAACCCAAAATGGCGCGTTTAAAAATGAAATCGTACCGATTAATGTGGACAGCCCCGAAGGCATAATCAGCCATGAAATTGACGAGGGGATAAGATTTGACGCCACGATGCAAACAATTCAAGCGGTTAAATTATTGAGCGAGGGCGGCACAATAACCGCCGCGAATAGCAGCCAAATTTGCGATGGCGCATCGGCGGTCTTAATTATGTCGGAACGCGCATTAAAGGATCATGGCCTTACCCCGCGTGCGCGCATTCACAATTTAACCGTGACGGCGGGCGATCCGGTTATCATGTTGGAAGAACCATTATTTGCCACCGAGCGCGCATTGAAACGGGCCGGATTGTCGATTAATGACATTGACTTATATGAAGTGAATGAGGCATTTGCCCCCGTCCCCCTCGCATGGTTGAAACATATTGGCGGTGATAGGGCAAAATTAAATGTGCATGGCGGGGCAATGTCGTTGGGCCATCCATTGGGCGCATCGGGCACAAAGTTAATGGCCACCATGTTAAACGCATTGGAACAGCGCGGCGGTCGTTATGCCTTGCAAACCATGTGCGAGGGCGGCGGTCAGGCCAATGTCACCATTATCGAAAAATTATAA
- a CDS encoding SDR family NAD(P)-dependent oxidoreductase — MELSADISAIVTGGASGLGAATAMALAEKGVKVAIFDLQKEKGEEMAAKIGGIFCEVNVTSDESVDAGFAKARAAHGQERILVNCAGTGNAIKTASRSKEDGSIKHFPLDAFDKIIQINLVGTFRCIAKSAAGMMTLEPLSCGDRGAMVNTASVAAEDGQIGQAAYSASKGGVVGMTLPIARDLMREGIRINTILPGIFDTPLLAGAPQPVRDALAAMVPHPPRLGVPNEYAKLALCMIETGYFNGEDVRLDGAIRMAPR, encoded by the coding sequence ATGGAATTAAGCGCAGATATTTCAGCTATCGTCACCGGCGGTGCATCCGGCCTTGGCGCGGCAACCGCCATGGCATTGGCCGAAAAGGGGGTTAAAGTAGCCATTTTTGACCTGCAAAAGGAAAAGGGCGAGGAAATGGCCGCGAAAATTGGCGGTATTTTCTGCGAAGTTAATGTGACCAGCGACGAAAGCGTGGATGCAGGATTTGCCAAGGCCCGGGCCGCCCATGGGCAAGAACGCATTTTGGTCAATTGTGCAGGAACGGGCAATGCGATTAAAACCGCCAGCCGGTCAAAAGAAGATGGCAGCATCAAACATTTCCCATTGGACGCATTTGATAAAATCATCCAAATCAACCTTGTGGGCACATTTCGTTGTATTGCAAAATCGGCGGCGGGCATGATGACGCTTGAACCCCTATCCTGCGGTGATCGCGGGGCAATGGTCAATACCGCCTCCGTCGCAGCGGAAGACGGCCAAATTGGCCAAGCAGCATATAGTGCATCAAAGGGCGGCGTTGTTGGCATGACCCTGCCCATAGCGCGTGATTTAATGCGGGAGGGCATACGCATAAACACCATATTGCCGGGTATATTTGACACCCCCTTATTGGCCGGTGCACCGCAGCCGGTGCGCGATGCATTGGCCGCAATGGTGCCACATCCACCGCGTTTGGGCGTGCCAAATGAATATGCAAAATTGGCCCTATGTATGATTGAAACGGGATATTTTAATGGCGAGGATGTGCGCCTTGATGGGGCAATTCGTATGGCGCCGAGATAA
- a CDS encoding TetR family transcriptional regulator produces MSKDNLMNNADENATAREQLIDAASQIMREGDTIDLSLSELSLRAGLNSALVKYYFGNKNGLMLALLERDMTKIVRSLDSLIAKSMTAEEKLRLHIGAVIDTYYQYPYLNRLLMRMVRDNAPADAQKIADQYLKPISAAYATLVNDGVKDGTLRPIDPQLFYFTVTGASDRFFTARQVLQHCFDQPDISEEMRDKYREHTIELIMRGILA; encoded by the coding sequence ATGTCCAAAGATAATTTGATGAACAATGCAGACGAAAATGCAACCGCACGCGAACAGTTAATTGACGCGGCAAGCCAAATTATGCGCGAAGGCGATACTATTGACCTATCGCTAAGTGAGCTGTCGCTGCGTGCTGGGTTAAACAGCGCCTTGGTTAAATATTATTTTGGCAATAAAAATGGCCTGATGCTTGCCTTATTGGAACGCGACATGACCAAAATTGTGCGCAGTTTAGACAGCCTGATTGCAAAATCCATGACGGCGGAGGAAAAATTGCGCCTGCATATTGGGGCGGTTATCGACACCTATTATCAATATCCCTATCTTAACCGTTTGTTGATGCGCATGGTGCGCGACAACGCCCCCGCCGATGCCCAAAAAATTGCCGACCAATATTTGAAACCAATTTCGGCGGCATATGCAACATTGGTCAATGATGGGGTGAAAGATGGCACATTACGCCCGATTGACCCACAGCTTTTCTATTTTACCGTAACGGGTGCGTCCGACCGTTTCTTTACCGCGCGTCAGGTATTGCAACATTGTTTTGACCAACCCGATATTAGCGAGGAAATGCGCGATAAATATCGTGAACATACGATTGAACTTATCATGCGCGGTATTTTAGCATAA
- a CDS encoding CaiB/BaiF CoA transferase family protein has translation MAKWPKLKWDKEPTGPLKGVKIVDMATVVLGPFATMHFADLGAEVIKIENSQGNTPGDLMRHAGQSPTGDLGPIFTALNRNKKAINLNAKISEDRDIIYALLEDADVFFHNVRLAGMARLGLDYESVKAINPNIIYVHCAGYGMEGQYASRQAYDDLIQCASGFASLFEMRDGGRPVYMPSLIADKTVGLFASNATMAALFHRERTGEGQFVQVPMFETFTFFNMVENLWGETFVPGNGKYAYTRSINPNRRPYPTKDGFIGIVPYNDKQWARFFELGGMPGIFDDPRFSTYGERTKHISELYALIEQISATKSSEEWLNLLDKNDIPAMRYNRMEDMLSDPHLSEIGFFEQRSGADIGTYRSMKHPVHYSKTPANIYANPPQLDRDGDEIKTALGLGENVKK, from the coding sequence ATGGCAAAATGGCCAAAGCTGAAATGGGATAAAGAGCCAACCGGCCCGTTAAAGGGTGTGAAAATTGTTGATATGGCAACGGTTGTCCTTGGCCCATTTGCCACCATGCATTTTGCTGATTTGGGCGCAGAGGTGATTAAAATTGAAAATAGCCAGGGCAATACGCCGGGCGATTTAATGCGCCATGCCGGACAATCCCCCACGGGAGATTTAGGCCCGATTTTTACCGCCTTAAACCGCAATAAAAAGGCGATTAACCTGAACGCCAAAATATCCGAAGATCGCGATATTATATATGCATTGTTGGAAGATGCCGATGTGTTTTTTCACAATGTGCGGCTTGCCGGAATGGCGCGGCTTGGCCTTGATTATGAAAGCGTGAAGGCGATTAACCCCAATATCATTTATGTCCATTGCGCGGGTTATGGGATGGAGGGGCAATATGCATCGCGGCAGGCATATGATGATTTAATCCAATGCGCATCAGGCTTTGCCTCTTTATTTGAAATGCGTGACGGTGGGCGGCCAGTTTATATGCCATCCTTAATCGCCGATAAAACCGTGGGCTTATTTGCCTCCAATGCCACAATGGCGGCATTATTTCACCGTGAACGCACGGGCGAGGGGCAATTTGTGCAAGTGCCCATGTTTGAAACATTTACCTTTTTCAACATGGTTGAAAATTTATGGGGCGAAACATTTGTGCCGGGCAATGGTAAATATGCCTATACTCGCTCCATCAACCCCAATCGCCGTCCCTATCCGACAAAGGACGGATTTATTGGCATTGTTCCCTATAATGATAAACAATGGGCCAGATTTTTTGAGCTTGGCGGCATGCCGGGCATTTTCGATGATCCGCGTTTTTCCACCTATGGCGAACGCACGAAACATATTTCGGAACTTTATGCCTTGATTGAGCAAATTTCTGCAACGAAAAGCAGCGAGGAATGGCTTAATTTATTAGATAAAAATGACATTCCGGCGATGCGTTATAACCGGATGGAGGATATGTTATCCGACCCGCATTTATCTGAAATTGGTTTTTTTGAGCAGCGTAGCGGCGCAGATATTGGTACATATCGAAGCATGAAACATCCGGTGCATTATTCCAAAACACCGGCCAATATATATGCCAATCCTCCGCAATTGGACCGCGATGGCGATGAAATTAAAACCGCATTGGGATTGGGAGAAAATGTCAAAAAATAG